The region CCCCTTTAGCTGTGATTACCGAAGATCACGCCCCCAGTGGCCGGAAAGTTCCGAGCGATCGTGAAACCATTAAATCCGGTTATGTCAACCGTTATGGCGATCCTTTAGGCTTAAAATCGAGTACCTGGGTTTCCCTTCTCAGTCCGATCAAAGATTTAGACAATTTTCAGCTATGGACAAATTGTGTTGTCACCTATCTGGAAAATCAAGGCGATCGCATTAATAAAATCCATTATCGTGACCCCAGTGGTAGAGAAAGGATAATTGAGGTGAAACAGGGGACTATGGTGATTGTTGCCTGTTCTGCCATTGAATCAGTCCGCCTCTTAAAACTATCGGCTAAAACTAATGCTGACTTTGATCGTCGGATCAACCAAAATCAAACCGAAGCCAATAGCTTATTAGGGAAATACTTTCTGACTCACTGTTTTGGAGGGGCTGAAACCATTGTCAGAGGAATTCCCAGACAAAACCAACCTTTGAGATTTGATAAATCTGTTTCTTTAGATAGTGACTGGGCTATTGATTGTTGCGCCACAGAAGACTTTTTGAGAAGCAATGGATTATGGGCCGGGGCAGCTATTTATAATAATACCTCCGATCAGGCCTTACCTATGTCTTTAGGACGGACTCACGGCAGTCAAGACTTAGATACCATTTGGCAAACCTTTGTCAACGATACCCGTCTCACAGGACAAGGATTAGTAGATTTTCTCGATGAAAACTTTGGAACACGCCTTTCTGTGAGTTTTATGGCCAATCAAGTTCCCCTGAGAAGCAATCGCATCGAACTCCATCCTACCGTAACTGATAAATGGGGCCGGCCGAGTGCTTATATTCGCAAAATTTGGCATAGCCATGATGTTTATCTGATGAGTGTTTTGGCAAAACAATGCGAACAAGTTCTCTTTTTAGGGCAGGCCAACGATAACTTAAACGAAATTGAAGAAGGAGGGATTTATTTAGCAGAAAATGCCTTAGCCCGCATTGCCAATCATATTTTAGGAGGGGCCCGTTTTGGTAACGATCCCAATGATTCTGTTCTCGATGTTAATTGTCGCGCTTGGCAATTTGATAACCTTTATGTGACGGATGGTTCCTTTATGCCTACTTCTGGGGGGCTAATCCTACCCATACCATTGAAGCAAATGCCTTTCGTGTAGCTGATCATTTATTAGGGAGACTGTAAATGGACCCAAGATTTAATGAGATTTTTACCCAACCCGAAAACTCTATTTTTCAGGTTGTTTTCTATCCCGATCGCATTTATCATGCCCAATATTTGAATGCCACTCGCAGCGATCGCTATCGTTACAATGTTCAGGAAGTCAGAAGCAAGCAGGATCTTAATGTTCTTAAAGGGGAAGTTTATCTCGATGGTCAATTTCTCAGCAATTTTGTGAGAATTGAATATCGTTCTAGTCATTTAGTAGAATTGGCCCGAGAAAAAGGACGTTTCTTACGACAAGAACTTTTGGCTTTTGTGAAAGTGATCCCAGAGAATGGACAAAATATTGCTGAATCTATGGTTAAACTGCTCTATTCTCCCTGGATAGATGCTTATCAAGTCGAAATCTGGGAAACCCTCGAACCCCCAACCAATAATTCCCATGATTTTAAAGTGTTGGATATGATGGGCTATCAAAAACCTATTACCCGTATTCCTGCCTTTAACCCAGCTTTAAGAGATATTAAAGCTCTGAAACAACTAGAACTAGCAGTTCGGGAAAATGATCGGGATCTTCCCTTTGGTTATACCATCAATAATCCTGCTTGGGATAACGATTACGAACGTTCCTATCAAGTTCCCAATACTCCTCAACCGAGTTCTAACTTGAATACCGTCAAGGTGGACAACTATTTGATTAACTTCCAACGGGGTTGGTTTATTCAATCAGAAGATGTAGAACCTGTACGATATTTAAACGCTTTGATGCAACCAAATAACCCAGATTTCGATACCACTGGGACGAATGTGATTGAGATGCGTTGGATTGTACAACGAGATTTAGGCAGTTCTCTCGTCTTCTTCCATGAAGTGACCATTCCTCCAGGAAAAGTGGAAGGAACTCACCGTCATATAGGGTCAGAAGAACTTTACTACATTGTTGAAGGAACGGGTATTGCTTATCTGGGGGTGGGAGATGATCCCAAAACAGATCATTTTCCTACTGTTACAAGAGATATTTTTGGCATAGGCAAAAAAGAATGTAAGGAATTACCAGTTAAACCAGGTAGCGTTATTTATACCAAGAGTGGAGGGATTCATGGTATCCGTAACCCTGGTAATACTCCCCTAAAATTTATCGCCTTCCTCTATCACAGCAGTTAATTGATGTCTACCACCGTCTAAAGGTGAATCGAACTTAAACGACTTAATTTCATCCCCTATAACCACTGAAAATTATCATGTTAATTGTTCATTCCGATGCCGTTTTTAGAGTTGAACCAGGTACGGTTCCTAGCTATAACAGCGATAATACCCTGCTGAGATTGATGGCCTTGCGGCAAAAAACTCAATTAGCTGCAGCAATAAAGTCTTACAAGGATCAGGCCGTAGAGAACCCTTTTTTGCCGTTGATTATATGGACTTACATATTATGCGGCCAGAATGTGGCATCGGGTTACATCGTCATCGAGATAATCAAGAAATCTTTTTTATGATTGATGGTCGTGGGTTAATGGTCGTCGGAGATTGGGCCAAGTTTCCTAACCGAGAACGCTGCTTTGAAATTCGGACACTCCAAGCGGGTCATTTTGCCATGTTAAAAGGTGGAAATCTTCATGGGTTAATGAATGTTACAGATGAAAATGCTTCCCTGTTTATGTTTGGAGGATACGATTAATTATTAAAACCTTTAACAAAGGTTAGTTTGACAAAAGTTATCATAGAAAAAACACTAGCGCTAGGGTATTTCGTATTTTCACCAACCCCACCCTAAAAGGGACGGGGATCAACCGAACCAATTCGGTTGACGAAAGAGGTGAATAGCCCTGCAACGCTTAGCAATCCCACAGACTTCCGAATACCTCCCTAGTTCGGATTCCCTCTAAGCCCGATTGGTACAGGCGTTGCTAAAGACAAGACATGGTTTGCTGAGTGGGCGAAGGGACTTTAAACTTACAAAGGGATTGGCTACGTTAAGTAGTCGGACATAAATAAACAATACTATGTTAAGAAATGTAACTAGGTTGTAACCCCTCTCCCTGCTCCGGCGCTCCCCTGCTCCGGCGCTCCCCTGCTCACTTCACCGTAACGTTTATTTTTGTCGAGTTACTTAGCGGTCAAACCAAAAAACAAATATCTGTCAGCGATGCTAACTGGAAACGGTTAGGGCAGATAGTCTTTAGTAAGGTAACTTTAATTAGACACTCAAACGGTTTAATCGTTACTTGTTAAAGAAATATAAAGCCGTCCTTCGCTTCGCTCAAGGATGGGGTTTCAAACCCAAATTTTCGATGAAGTATATTGGTATAGCTGAAGCAGCATATCTTTTAGGAGTTTGTCGTCAACGAGTACAACAATTACTCTATGCCGGTAGAATTAAAGGGGCTTTTAAAGAAGGAAGATATTGGCGAATTCCTTTATTTAACGGGAAAATGCCCCAAATTATTCCAGGAAAAAGAGGTCCCAAAGGCACTTGGCGTAAACGTCCTCAACAGGCAAAGACTTATATTCATGTCAATACAAAGATAATTCAAGCCAACCGCAAAAAAGTCGATAAAGATCCAGTAATTTGTGTCAGACAGGGTAATAGAGTCAAATATTGTCATAAAGTCGACATTTTAGGGGGACTTTGCCGAGTGGTGTATGACCCCTATCATCCCCAATCTTGTGGCGCAACTGTTTGGGTAGAAGTTAATCCAGTCGTGGCTGAACTTATCGGCAAAAGTAACCCTTTAATCACTCAATCTTTTGCCACTTCTTTTGCATAAACTAAGGTTCAATAACTGTTCACATACAAAAATTCTTCAAGGAGAGGCAAGATAATGTATCAAGATTTTGGCGCAGTTGTGAATAGGGATCAAGTGGAATTTAAGTTATTTATTCCTGATAATACGGTTGATAAGTCTCAATATACCAGAGGAGGATCACCACAAATTCAAGAAATTAGGATTCGGGGAGATTTTCAAGAACAAATAGGGGGTGTTTCAAAGGCTAAGGGATCATCTAGTTTTCTAAGACCCTGCTAAAAAAGCCCCTGACTCTTACCAGGGGTTTTTGCTTATAATAAAGTTTTATATATAGAGATTATGGCCGCTATGGTTGAAATTTACACTTGGAGTACCTGTCCTTTTTGTATTCGCGCTAAAGCCTTATTAACCAAAAAGGGCGTTGATTTTACTGAATATTGTATCGATGGCGACGAAGTAGCGCGAGAAAAAATGGCACAACGGTCTTATGGTCGTACAAGTCTACCCCAAATTTTTATCAATGATCAGCACATTGGTGGTTGTGATGACTTATATGCTTTAGAATCTCAGGGTAAACTTGACCCATTACTGCAAATATCGGTGGTTGAATGAAATTAGCCTTTATTATCGATCCCTTACCCCGTTTAGATCCTGGTCATGATACCACAGTCGCTTTGATGGAAGCTGCCCAAATGGCAGGTCATGAAGTCTGGGTAACAGAAGTTCATCAATTAAGTGTTATTGACGGCAAAGCTTGGGCTATTTTACAGCAAGTTCAATTAACCCCTGTTCAATTACAAGAGGGAAAATGGATAGCTGTTCCTAACTGGTATCAAGTCTCTGCCGGGGTTTTACGATGCCTAGAAGACATGAATGTGGTCTTTATGCGAAAAGACCCTCCAGTTACTATTCGTTATCTTTATGCCACTTATATTTTAGAGTTAATTAATCAGCAAAAAACCTTAGTAATTAATTCTCCTCAAGGGTTACGAGAAGCTAATGAGAAAATGTATACTCTGCAATTTTCTGCGGTGATGCCAGAAACCATTGTTAGTCAAAATAAAGCAATTATTCGAGAATTTGTAGAACAAAAAAAATTAGCTGTCCTTAAACCTTTAGGGGGAAAAGCAGGAGAAGGTATCTTATTTTTAGATCCCGGCGATCGCAATTTTAATTCCATTGTTGAAGTTAGTACCCAACAAGGACAAGAACCAGTCATGATACAGCGTTTTTTACCTGAAGCAAAAGACGGAGATAAACGCATTATTTTACTTAATGGTGAACCTATTGGGGCAGTTAATCGTGTGCCAACGGGTCAAGAATTTAGGGGTAATATGGCAGTAGGAGGACGAGTAGAAAAAACCGAAATTACTCCTAGAGAACAAGAAATTTGTGCTAAAGTTGGCCCAAAATTACGTCGAGATGGCTTATATTTTGTAGGTATTGATGTCATTGGTGGTTATTTAACAGAAGTCAATGTTACCAGTCCTACAGGAGTTCGAGAAATTGATCGTCTTGAGCATACTAATTTAGAAAAACAAGTAATTGACTGGTTAGAATCCCCAGATAAAAGTTAGGGAACGGTCGGTTAGGGAAGAGTCGGTTAGGGAACACTAAAAGAGCGATCGCTTCATTAGTGAGTTAAGAGCTTTAGTCGCTTTTTCTTTTTCATAGTTAAGCTATACAAAGAAAGGTTCCCTACGCAACCTATAATGGCAGTCCACGAAGGTGGACTTTGTTTCTATAGGATAAGGCTTTAGCCTTTTATTAATTATTAGTTTAGCATAGGTTAATTAATTAGCAGGTAGTACCCCAACTTTAACCTCAAGGGTCAAAGATTGACCATCACGTTCAACTTGTAAAGGTAATGTTTGGCCGATGGAAGTTTTTTCCACTGCTTGTTGTACTGTACCAGGATCTTTAAGGGGTTTTTGATCAATTTCTTGTAAGACATCACCAGGTTTTAAACCAGCTTGATCGGCCGGAGAATTTGGAGCAACATTCATAATTAAGATGCCAGTATCAGCTTGAATTGTTAATCCTTTAGTTTGTTGTAATTCCTGTTTAATTTCTGGAGTAATTCCCACCATTTGAATGCCTAAATAGGGATGTTCTGCTTTACCTGTAGAAATTAATTGCTGAGAAATTTGTTGCGCTTTATTAATAGGAATAGCAAAGCCAATTCCTTGTGCATCCTTAATAATAGCCGTATTCATTCCAATTACTTCACCCAGAGAATTCAATAAAGGGCCACCGGAATTACCAGGATTAATTGCGGCATCAGTTTGAAGAAACTCTACCCGTTTATCTCCAACTCCAACTTGAGAACTAAGACGACCAGTAGCACTAATAATTCCGGTTGTTACCGTATTATCTAAACCTAAAGGATTACCAATAGCGATCGCCCATTCGCCAACTTGAAGTTTATCAGAATTTCCCATTTTAATAGTTGGTAAATTATCGGCCTCAATTTTAATCACAGCTACATCAGTTACCCTATCTTCTCCTAATACTTTACCAATTAAAGTACGACCATCTTTTAAAGTAACAGTAACTTGATCTGCTCCATCTACCACATGAGCATTAGTCAAAATTTTTCCATCATTACTAACGATAAATCCTGAGCCTGTTCCCCGTTGAATCTGACTATTAGGAATCTCAGGAATTTGTGACCCAAAAAAGGGATCATTAGAAATAGAGGGATCTTCTGTTTTAACAGTGCGAGAAGCATTAATTCGTACAACTGCTGGCCCTACTTTATTAACCACATCAGTGACAAAATTACCTGAATCAGTAGGAGGTGCTAAAGCTAATTCTGATTGAGCATTAGCGGGTTGTGATTGGGTCAGATTTTTAATATTTTCTGTAATTAATTGGGGAAAATTAATCGCATAAATTCCCCCAACTCCTATACCAATGCCGAAGATAACTAAAGATAAAGAAGTTAAATATTGTTTGCCTTTTGATTGAGTATTATTCATATTAATTTGATTGTCTTTCATGACTATAGCTACCTTTAGATTGCTAATGGGAAGAGAAGAAAGTCAGCCCAGGTGAGGAGCAATCTTTTGGAAAACGGCTTGGGCTGACATTTATTAATGTAGATCGTAGATATGACTTACAGGTGACATGGTTATGACAATTTCATGTCACATTTTTAACAATCAGTTATGATTGTTTTACTACAATTAAAAAAGATCCCTTTTACTAAAAAATTGTTAAAATGACCCTAGAATTGCAAAACTCCCCTAAATCAAGGGACTTGACTCCTTTAGACTGTGATTTGACCATTGTTGGGGGTGGCATTGTGGGTGCTACCTTGGCCAATGCCCTCAAAAATTCAGGACTAAAGATTACTATAATTGAGGCTCAACCCCCGGAAAAATCTGCCACTAAACCCCAAGCTTATGCTCTTTCCCTCCTCTCAGGACGTATTTTTCAAGGAATTGGGGTCTGGGACAAAATGTTGCCTCAGATGGGCAAATTTAGCCATATTGCTCTCTCAGATGCGGATTATTCTGGGATAGTCAAGTTTCAAACCTCAGATTTAGGAACGGATTATTTGGGCTATGTAGGGCAACACAACAGCATTTTAAAGACCCTTCAAGAGGCGATCACGGGTTATTCTAATATTAGGTCGTTATGTCCGGCTAAAGTCGTTCAGGTCGATTATGAAGCGACTCAAGCTATCATTACTCTGGAGATAGCTCGACAAGTTCGACAAGTTCGCACAAAATTAGTCATCGGGGCTGATGGCGCGCGATCGCCAATTCGCACTTTAGGGGGTATTAAAACCCAAGGTTGGAAATATTGGCAATCTTGTATCACCTTTACTATTAAACATAATTGCCCTCGCAATGATATCGCTTTTGAAAGATTTTGGTATAGTGGGCCAATGGGTATTTTACCTTTACAGAGAAACCTTTGTCAGGTTGTTTGGACTGCCCCTCACACTCAAGCAAAAGCAATTCAAGAATTACCAGAATCAGATTTTTTAGCTCAGTTAAAAGAACGGACTCAAGGGTCATTAGGAGAGATAGAATTAGTGAGCGAGCGTTATTTATTTCCGGTACAATTAATGCAGAGTGAGTGTTATATTAAGCCTCGATTAGCATTAGTTGGAGATGCGGCTCATTGTTGTCATCCGGTGGGAGGACAAGGCTTAAATTTAGGGATTCGGGATGCGGCCGCTTTAGCACAAGTGTTACAAGAAGCAAATCAAAAAGGGGAAGATATAGGAGACTTAAAAGTATTAAAAAGATATGAGAGTTGGCGAAGACAAGAAAATTGGTTGATTTTAGGATTTACTGACTTTTTAAATCGGTTATTTTCTAATAATTGGTTGCCCTTGGTAGCAATACGTCGGTTAGGCTTAGAATTGATGGGTTTAGTGCCTCCATTTAAAAATTTAGCCTTGCGATTAATGACAGGTTTACTGGGAAAAATACCTCAATTAGCTAAAAATTGAGATCTCATTTATTGCAAAAAAATACGTTTTTATACCCGGTCGGGTTAAGCTATACAAACAAAGCCCGCAAAGGCGGGCTGGCTCTCCCGTATGTGTGGTGATAAGTAAAGCTTATAATTCGTGTCATTTTGCAGGTCGCTTATCTTCGTTGGTATTGTGAAGATGAATGTAACATGAGATTAAGACCTGATCATTAATCTGTGCAATTATGGAGTCAACCTCATTAAACTTAGTGGCGATCACTATTTTCGTCATGATGTTATCAGCCTTACTTGGCCCTATTTTCCACCTATCCCCCTTCATCCCTGCTGGTACAACGTTAGGAATTTTAGGATTAATGACCCTAGATACTTTAAGCTGGAAAGGTAAAGGGTTAACCTTATTATTAGATTTTTTTGCTTCGGCCGAAGATCGTCAACGAATTATTCATCATGAAGCGGGTCATTTTTTAGCTGCTTATTGTTTAGGAATTCCTATTAATGACTATACTTTATCTGCTTGGGAAGCCATAAAAAAAGGTCAACCAGGAATAGGATGTGTACAATTTAATGATACTTTTTTAGCTGAACAAAAAATACTAGAAACTCCTCTAATTATAGAACGATTTTCAACAGTTTTAATGTCAGGAATTGCTGCAGAAATTGTTATTTATGGTCAAGCTAATGGAGGAGAAGAAGATCGGCAAAATCTGAGAGAATTAATGATAGTATCAGGAATCAATCAAAACCATTATCAAACAAAAGCAAATTGGTCTATTTTACAAGCAAAAAATTTAATTATTAGAAATCAAGAAACCTATGAAGAATTAGTAAAAATGATGGAAAAAAGGCAATCAGTTGCAGATTGTTATCAATTACTACAAGAAAAACTTAAGCAAAATTAATTAGCCAAAATTTTGTAGGGGCGGGTTTTTCTTAACCCGCCGGAGGTTTTTTACATAAATCAATGATTTTCACCAAAAAAACTAGATAAACCCGCCGGAGTTTTTTTTACATAAATCAATGATTTTCACCAAAAGAACTAGATAAACCCACCCTGCTATGTGTAACTAATTTTGTTTAAGCACTTAGCACTGCTATATAATAGAAAAAATATTATAATCCCTCATGGTAGCAAGAAGACTTAAACAATTAGGAAAATATCTACTTCCCCACTGGCGAAATATCACATTAGGAATGGTTTCCTTATTGCTAGTTAATGGCTTAGGGGTCTATATTCCCCTATTAATTCGGGATAGTATTGATGATTTGCGTCAAGCTTTCAGTTTTGACCAAGTATTAAAATATGTGGGGTTAATTTTAATTTTAGCCTCAATTATGTTGGTCATTCGTATGGTATCCCGTCTCTTGATTTTTGGGTTAGGAAGACAAGTAGAATTTGAGCTAAAACAGGGTATTTTTGAACATATTCTTAGCCTTGAACCTGCTTATTTTTCCACTCATACATCAGGAGATTTAATTAACAGGGCTACTAGCGATGTGGATAATATTCGTCGTTTAGTAGGGTTTGCTTTACTCAGTATCATCAATACTATTTTTGCTTATGCTTTAACGCTTCCAGCCATGTTTAGTATTGATCTAAATCTAAGTTTATTAGCCGTTACCGTTTATCCCTTAATGTTAATTACGGTACAAGTATTTAGTAGAAAACTGCAAGAACAACAATTAGCCGTCCAAGAAAACTTATCAGATATTAGTGAATTAATACAAGAAGATATGAGTGGCATGGCCTTAATTAAAATCTATGCCCAAGAAGACAATGAACGTCGAGCATTTGCCCTTAAAAATGAACAATTATTAGCAGCTAATTTATCTTTAGCTCAAATTCGCAATTTACTGTTTCCTTTAATTGAGGCATTATCCTATATTAGTTTACTGTTATTATTAGCATTTGGCACTACTGCTATTGCCAAAGGAGTTATTAGTATCGGCGATTTTGTCGGATTAATTATATTAGTAGAAAGATTAGTTTTTCCCACTGCTTTATTAGGGTTTACTATTACTTCTTATCAACGGGGAGAGGTTAGTATAGATCGGGTAGAAGCTATTTTTCAGGCTCAATCTAAAATTCAAGATAAAGCGAATACAATTAATTTACCCAAAAAAGAAATAAAAGGAGAAATTACTGCACGTAATTTAACTTATACTTATCCTGGCTCTTTAGTACCTGCTCTTAAGAATATTAACTTTACCATTTATCCAGGAGAAACCGTTGCTATTGTAGGACCTATTGGGTCAGGAAAATCTACCTTAGCCAATGCTTTACCTCGTTTATTAGATATTAATTCTCAACAAATATTCTTAGATGGAAAGGATATTACAGAGTTAAAATTAAGGGAATTAAGAGATGCGATCGCTTATGTTCCTCAAGATAGTTTTCTCTTTAGCACCACCATCTACAATAATATTTGTTATGGTGATCCTATGAAAGATCCTTGTGAAGTAGAATTAGCAGGAAAAAAAGCTCAAATAGATGCAGAGATTCTCAATTTTCCGCAACAATATCAAACTTTAGTTGGAGAAAGAGGAATTACTTTATCAGGGGGTCAACGTCAACGAACAGCCTTAGCAAGAGCATTATTAATGGACGCACCTATATTAATCTTAGATGATGCCCTTTCGAGTGTTGATAATAAAACCGCAACTAATATTTTAGAAAATTTTTCTAGGGAACAAAATAAAACCGTTATTTTTATCTCTCATCAATTATCAGCCGCAGCACAAACAGATAGACTTTTTGTAATGGATAATGGTGAAATTGTACAGATGGGAACTCATGAAACTTTAGTCAAACAACCTGGACTCTATCAAAATTTGTGGAAACAACATCAGTTAGAATAGTAATGCTTGGTTCTTCGGTATATGTTATGTTAAATTATCATAAATAATGAACCTTAACTCTTTAGAGTTAAGCTAGATAAACAAAGGTTGCCTACGCAACCTATCATTTAGTCCACGAAGGTGGACTTTGTTTTTATAGCATAAGGCTTTAGCCTTTTATCCATTATCTAAATCTTTGTTAATAAGCTAAGACGCATTTAAACAGGGTATTTGGTTGTTTAGTACAAGAGCTTAAACTCCTTCTCCGGTGCTCCCTTTGCTCCGGCGCTCCCCTGCAATCTCAACTAGCAATTTATATGCTTAACAGCTTACCTTACCACAACTTTCATTAGCAGGAAGGGCTTCCATCATTTTTTGGGGATTAGGTAAGTTAAGATTGTTCATGAAGACAATGAAATTAGCCCGATCTCGCCCCACAAAACGAGGATTCCATTGTTTTTCTTCTCCAATAGTAGATACAGTTTGTCCACGATAATCATGACCAGGATAAACAATAGTTTCATCAGGAAGATTAAACAGTTTTTGAGTTACTGAATCATACAAAATTCCTGCATCCCCACTTTGAAAATCTGTCCGTCCACAACCTCTAATAAATAACGCATCTCCTGTTAATATATAGTGTCCGTTAACTAAATAGGCCATGTGAGTGTCAGTATGGCCAGGAGTAGCGATCGCTTTTATAATTAGACTACCAATGGCTAAGGTTTCGTCATCTTTAATCATTCGGTCGGCACAAGCAACTTGGGCGTTTTCGGGTACAATACCTAAACATCCGGTAATTTCTCTTAATTTACCCGTTCCGGTGATATGATCAGCATGGATATGAGTTTCTAGACAATAACACAAGGTTAAGTCCAATTCTTGTAATAACTGGAGATCGCGTTCTACTTGTTCTAAAACAGGATCAATAAGTACCGCTTGTTTAGTGGCGCGATCGGCGATCAAATAAGTATAAGTTGATGATTCCCTATCAAATAGTTGGCGCAATAACATAGGTTTATTAAATTAAATATGATTAACACATTTTAATATAAAAGGTGGAACAGGCATCTTGCCTGTTGTTCACCCCTAAATTTGCATCAGTTCTCAAGAAGTATTATCATAAAAAAAGTCTAAGTAAAAATTCATCAAGTTGTCTTACTATCATCAACATTCCCAGGCATTTTCTCCCACTTATCTCAGTGAGTTGCAAGGGCAAATCTTAGCGTCTCCTTACTTTACAGTAAATAATCTCAATCGAGACTTTATCGGAACAAAAGGCTTTTCTCTTGTGTTTCAACGTTCTTATTTAACCCAAGTTGCCCAAAATTTTCCTTATTTTAAACCTTATTTAAACCGAGTTGTCCAACCAGAATGTAATGCTTTTTATCTCAATCCCTTACTCCTGGAAATGGGTTCTCGTGTTGATTTTCATATTGATCGTTCTTTACGATCTTACTGTGAAACGATCACCCCACCTTTGGTAGTTAGTGTACTTTATATTAAAGTTCCAGGAGATTTATTAGGAGGAGAACTCATATTACGATCAAATAAGAAACAACTTGCACAAATTCGCCCACAAGTCAATAACTTAGTCTTTTTTCAAGGTGATTTAAGTCATGGTGTTAACCCAGTTAAAAGTTCAGGGATTCGTCTAAGTTTAGTCTGTGAACAATATAACCTCGATGATGAACAATTGAGAGAAATTCCCGATTTTAAACTAGAATCACGGGCTATTAAATCGGAAAAAAAAGCTAATAAATCTAAAAAAAGACGGTAGGCCGATACACTGTCCACCCTACTATAGTAGGACTTACGCAAGGACACTAAACGTAGGATGTGTTCCCAACGCATCCCACTATCTATAGCGTATTTAACTATTTTTTGCGTAAGTCCTATATAGAAAATCGGGCGGGTTTATGGAATTTATTGGTAAAAATAATAAATTGTTGTGAAAAACCCGCCCCTACATCAATTAATCTTCAGCTAACCAACGCACCGCATCTTTAGCATGATAAGTTAAAATTAAATCAGCCCCCGCCCGTTTAAAACTGGTAAGGGTTTCTAAGGTCACTTTTTTCTCGTCAATCCACCCATTAAGAGCGGCCGCTTTGACCATAGCATATTCACCAGATACATTATAAGCCGCCACCGGAAGGTCAGTCATCTCTTTAACCCGCCAAATAATATCCATATAAGATAAAGCAGGTTTAACCATCAACATATCTGCCCCCTCAGAGATATCTAAATCTACCTCTTTTAACGCTTCTCTGGCATTACCAGGGTCCATTTGATAAGTACGGCGATCGCCAAACTGAGGGCTAGAGTCCGCCGCATCCCGAAAAGGGCCATAATAAGCAGAGGCATATTTAGCCGCATAAGAAAGAATAGGAATATGTTCAAATCCCCACTCATCTAAACCTTCTCGAATCGCTTGTACAAACCCATCCATCATCCCAGATGGGGCAATAATATCAGCCCCCGCATTAGCTTGAGAAACGGCTGTTTTTTTCAATAATTCTAGGGTAGGATCGTTTAATACCCGTCCAGTTAAATCTCCCACTTCCAGATAACCACAATGACCATGACTGGTATACTCACACAAACAAGTATCCGCAATAACCACTAAATCGGGAACCGCTTTTTTAACTGCTGTAGCTGCCTGTTGTACGATACCATGATCATGCCAAGCCCCCGTAGCTTCAATATCTTTGA is a window of Aphanothece sacrum FPU1 DNA encoding:
- a CDS encoding MBL fold metallo-hydrolase is translated as MLLRQLFDRESSTYTYLIADRATKQAVLIDPVLEQVERDLQLLQELDLTLCYCLETHIHADHITGTGKLREITGCLGIVPENAQVACADRMIKDDETLAIGSLIIKAIATPGHTDTHMAYLVNGHYILTGDALFIRGCGRTDFQSGDAGILYDSVTQKLFNLPDETIVYPGHDYRGQTVSTIGEEKQWNPRFVGRDRANFIVFMNNLNLPNPQKMMEALPANESCGKVSC
- a CDS encoding 2OG-Fe(II) oxygenase family protein; the protein is MSYYHQHSQAFSPTYLSELQGQILASPYFTVNNLNRDFIGTKGFSLVFQRSYLTQVAQNFPYFKPYLNRVVQPECNAFYLNPLLLEMGSRVDFHIDRSLRSYCETITPPLVVSVLYIKVPGDLLGGELILRSNKKQLAQIRPQVNNLVFFQGDLSHGVNPVKSSGIRLSLVCEQYNLDDEQLREIPDFKLESRAIKSEKKANKSKKRR
- a CDS encoding ABC transporter ATP-binding protein codes for the protein MVARRLKQLGKYLLPHWRNITLGMVSLLLVNGLGVYIPLLIRDSIDDLRQAFSFDQVLKYVGLILILASIMLVIRMVSRLLIFGLGRQVEFELKQGIFEHILSLEPAYFSTHTSGDLINRATSDVDNIRRLVGFALLSIINTIFAYALTLPAMFSIDLNLSLLAVTVYPLMLITVQVFSRKLQEQQLAVQENLSDISELIQEDMSGMALIKIYAQEDNERRAFALKNEQLLAANLSLAQIRNLLFPLIEALSYISLLLLLAFGTTAIAKGVISIGDFVGLIILVERLVFPTALLGFTITSYQRGEVSIDRVEAIFQAQSKIQDKANTINLPKKEIKGEITARNLTYTYPGSLVPALKNINFTIYPGETVAIVGPIGSGKSTLANALPRLLDINSQQIFLDGKDITELKLRELRDAIAYVPQDSFLFSTTIYNNICYGDPMKDPCEVELAGKKAQIDAEILNFPQQYQTLVGERGITLSGGQRQRTALARALLMDAPILILDDALSSVDNKTATNILENFSREQNKTVIFISHQLSAAAQTDRLFVMDNGEIVQMGTHETLVKQPGLYQNLWKQHQLE
- a CDS encoding FAD-dependent hydroxylase, with the protein product MTLELQNSPKSRDLTPLDCDLTIVGGGIVGATLANALKNSGLKITIIEAQPPEKSATKPQAYALSLLSGRIFQGIGVWDKMLPQMGKFSHIALSDADYSGIVKFQTSDLGTDYLGYVGQHNSILKTLQEAITGYSNIRSLCPAKVVQVDYEATQAIITLEIARQVRQVRTKLVIGADGARSPIRTLGGIKTQGWKYWQSCITFTIKHNCPRNDIAFERFWYSGPMGILPLQRNLCQVVWTAPHTQAKAIQELPESDFLAQLKERTQGSLGEIELVSERYLFPVQLMQSECYIKPRLALVGDAAHCCHPVGGQGLNLGIRDAAALAQVLQEANQKGEDIGDLKVLKRYESWRRQENWLILGFTDFLNRLFSNNWLPLVAIRRLGLELMGLVPPFKNLALRLMTGLLGKIPQLAKN
- the hemB gene encoding porphobilinogen synthase, which codes for MFPLNRPRRLRQNPQLRRMVRETILTPNDLIYPLFAVPGNSVAQEVKSMPGVYQLSVDKIVEEAKEVYDLGIPAIILFGIPEIKDIEATGAWHDHGIVQQAATAVKKAVPDLVVIADTCLCEYTSHGHCGYLEVGDLTGRVLNDPTLELLKKTAVSQANAGADIIAPSGMMDGFVQAIREGLDEWGFEHIPILSYAAKYASAYYGPFRDAADSSPQFGDRRTYQMDPGNAREALKEVDLDISEGADMLMVKPALSYMDIIWRVKEMTDLPVAAYNVSGEYAMVKAAALNGWIDEKKVTLETLTSFKRAGADLILTYHAKDAVRWLAED